The bacterium genome has a window encoding:
- a CDS encoding succinate dehydrogenase/fumarate reductase iron-sulfur subunit, with translation MTIHLKIWRQARGAKDGKFHDYTVENVAAEMSFLEMLDILNEQLVKKGEEAIEFDNDCREGICGTCGMVVDGVAHGTHAGCTTCEIRMRSYKDGDTITVEPFRASAFPIIKDLVVDRSAFDRIQAKGGYVSTNVGSAPDGNAQLIPKSDADNAMDAATCIGCGACVAACPNGSASLFVSAKISQFSWLPQGDAERTRRALRMVEQMDSEGFGDCSNHGECEAVCPKEISIQNIARMRREFVKAAFKG, from the coding sequence ATGACCATTCATCTGAAGATCTGGCGCCAGGCCCGTGGCGCCAAGGACGGCAAGTTCCACGACTACACCGTCGAGAACGTGGCCGCCGAGATGTCCTTCCTCGAGATGCTCGACATCCTGAACGAGCAGCTGGTGAAGAAGGGCGAAGAGGCGATCGAGTTCGACAACGACTGCCGCGAGGGCATCTGCGGCACCTGCGGCATGGTGGTCGACGGCGTGGCCCACGGCACGCACGCCGGCTGCACCACCTGCGAGATCCGCATGCGTTCCTACAAGGACGGCGACACCATCACGGTCGAGCCGTTCCGGGCGTCGGCGTTCCCGATCATCAAGGACCTGGTCGTCGACCGTTCGGCCTTCGACCGGATCCAGGCCAAGGGCGGCTACGTGAGCACGAACGTGGGCTCCGCCCCGGACGGCAACGCGCAGCTGATCCCGAAGTCGGACGCGGACAACGCCATGGACGCGGCGACCTGCATCGGCTGCGGCGCCTGCGTGGCGGCCTGCCCCAACGGGTCGGCCTCGCTCTTCGTCAGCGCCAAGATCAGCCAGTTCAGCTGGCTGCCCCAGGGCGACGCCGAGCGGACGCGCCGCGCGCTGCGCATGGTCGAGCAGATGGACAGCGAGGGCTTCGGCGACTGCTCGAACCACGGCGAGTGCGAGGCCGTGTGCCCGAAGGAGATCTCGATCCAGAACATCGCCCGCATGCGGCGCGAGTTCGTGAAGGCGGCCTTCAAGGGCTAG